The segment AGTATAAGACGACTCAGACTGTTTGTCAGATACCGGTTCAAATGGAAAAGCAGGCAAGTCCTGAACTGCAGCCGTGTTCAGAAATGACTCAGCTCCTATGTTTGGGAAATGTGAGACTACTTTTccaaactgctttttcttattattgCTGTTATGTACGATATGATGAGAACACAAGGAAACAAGCTGCATGTTCACATTCTACTGAAGGTCTCCTGGGCGCGTGTTGTACTAGATGTGAGATGTATGTGCACTTGGCCCCTCGTGAGTTAACGTGGCACAGTAAAAATGTCCACAGGGGCAGGGGTTCACTCACGTGGACCCAATTACAGGACCGAGTCCTCTATTCTCAATTCTGGCATAACAAGAATTAGGTTATAGTTTTCTCAACAGAAGAGCGatgattttaaatgtaattatgTTTAagctccaaaacaaaacatatttcctacttaaaaagggaaaataaactcGTATTGCATTCACAGGAGCAGATTTTCACAAACGAGATCATTGATCTGTGTGCTCTGACAGCCCAGGGAGTCTGCCAGGGAGACCATCCTGTGGATGCCAATGTGTGAGCTTCACACAGGTACATCACCCTGGACTGAAGGAGTTCACTTACATGGCTGCCCTTGCTGGCACCGGATGCTCTCTTTTGGGCTGCGAGAACACTGCAGTGTATACTCTGTGCCTGTCTGACCTGTACCCAGTGAGCTGTCTTAGCCAACGTAGCACCATTTCCTGCATCACTCCTGGATTTTGGACATAATCCTGCACCCACTCTCCAGTGTGATTTTTAACATAGGCTGCTGCCTGGCATCAGAATGGATTCCCTCGGTGTAACACCTCAGAGGCTACTCTGAGAAAATACGTTGCTTAAATGTCATGCTCATGTTTCCTGTTTATGTAACGGCAAGTTACGAATGAGGCGGGGGTCAGGCAGCCTGTGCGAGCATTCTACGTGCAGTGGGAGCTGCCAGCTTGTTTCAATGGAAGTTTAAATGCCGGAAAGCAATGAAGAAGGCTGACGCTGTCAAGCCGCCTCCCAGCTGTTTGGCTTTCTTCACCCCCACAGTCCATTCCCCTTCCATCAGAGACCGCTGATCATTCCCTCAACTGCTTCGCCCAACGTAGTCCCTGCAGCTGCGTTTCTGAATGCCCACAGGAATATAGGAACAGCCTACACTTTTGGAAGTGGCGGCATGGAAACAATTATGAGTTTAAGGGAAGGATTGGTGAGGGAAACTTTGCAATTCCTTTACAAATTTGCAGCGACCGCTTAACTATCAAACAGCAGTTCCCAGGTTACAATGGACTGCTTTCCTCTAAGTTTTTAACAAGTATCCATGCAGTTCATATAAAAATGTCAGAGGGACAGTGCTAAGTACGTACGAAAACTAGGAAAGTCATTTCGTTCAACAACACGTAGATATTTAAAAAGAGGTTTGGAGTGCAACCTCTTTGTTTTgaagcagtgcagaaggaggtTCCTACTGCTTCATTCAGGGCACGTTGAATGCAGAGGTGACACACATAGGACTACTGAGGGTCCGAGCAACCCAGCTACCCCTCCTATAGCTTAAGTGGAGATGTCTACGTTACACAGTGCTGAGCCTTCCAGAGAAGTTCTGAGTTACATTGGAAGTCATCTCATGTATCTTAAATTGATACGGCCCAGAATCTCACGTAGCACACCTAAATGTTTGTCACACTGACCTCCCGTGTGGTGAAAACTTAAGGagtaacctgaaaaaaaaagcctgcccTTTTACCATTCCCCAAATGGCTCTTTTGACGCAAGACTCCCCATAGTAAGAGAAGTCTCTAGAGACTTCTGAAAAGCCACTGAATCACCCAACAGCTGTAGAAGGTGTGTGCTTCACAACTGCTATAGCTCTCTTGAGCTTAGAGCCTTAGAACCTTCACTCATTTTCTGATGTTCTCCTAAGTGGTCCATGGGAATGTGAATATGAACCTTCTTCTCTTTCACTCCAGTGCCTTGACTACAGCAGTGGAGCCTTGACCGGTGACCTTTGTGAAGACCTGTGCGTGGCGCAGAAGCTGGTGTACAAACACTGCCTTTACTATGACAGAGGTAAGAAGGTCATCCAGGCTGACTGGAGAGGCCAGCCCATCATCTTGAAATCCAAAAAGGAAATCTTCTCCAGCTACCAGCATCTCAGTATGCTGGACGAGGTGGAAACACAGGATATTCCTGAAAGAGAGATTCTGCTGATGGTAGCCTTGGAGGTCAAGAATGTTCTGGGGCTAGAACTGTCTAACAATAGCACAGGGCCCCTGTGGACAAGGAGGAAGGGACCACATTGGAAAGCGCAGGTGGCCAGCATGTGGTCCTTGCTCCAGCAGGAggaatacattttcttcagtttgctgCAGGACTTCAGCAAACATGTGCTACGAATTATTGGCTCTTGTGGACATTTCTATGCCGTGGAGTATCTTACAGCTGGACACGCCTGGCACAAAACtctttttcccttggaaaacatAGTAGGTCCCTCCCTTGCTGGCCGCAGAAGCAGAGTGAAAGCCATCATTGACATTGCACTCAGCTTTCTGGACATGGTGCAGCATTTTGATAATGATTTCTCTCATCGCCTACACCTGTGTGACATCAAGCCAGAAAACTTTGCTATCAGGCACGATCTTACGGTAAGCTGGGGCTTTGGGGTTGAGTTGTGGATATTTGAGGTTTAATTCTAATCTGAAAGTGGCAGCATAAGAACTGACAGTTCCCTCCTCACGCAGTTTCCGGCCAAGTTTTTGCAATGTGGGAGCTTCTTCGCTGCTTTTCCTCTAATACATGCAGCCACTTCAGAGCACTAGAtcctgctgcttgttttcaggACTATTTATTCAGTTCTGATTTGTTTCATCTGCTCAAACGTATTGACAGTGACAGGGTCATATCCTTTGGATGTGATGATGGACGCCTCCTGAAGGCAAGGAGATCTCTGAAGCTTTTAATGAAGCTGTAACTTGAGTCATGGTAATTATATCTGGTAGCGACGCTGAAAGGAACACTAAGGCTGAATCTTCTGGTCTGACACAAGGGAAACTCCCTGCATACAAACGTACACATCTTTCTGCTTTAGTCTTCAGCTTATTCAATACGGAAATGACTCCAGGATGGTGACATGACACTCCTTGGTACTGTCACTGTTTGATTTTTTCATTATATGACTGTAACTCCGAAGTGAATAGCTGTAAGTTTTTTCTAAGTGGTGATATAGCACAGCACCACGTTGCTGAAAATATCTTGCATTCATTCTGCAGGCAGGAATTCTGCCAATTTCAGTGGGAATTGTGTGTATGGATTGGAGCCACTGGGTAGTGTTTGAACCAGACTTGCAATTTGCAGTGACGCTGATGGAGTTCCTGCACTTTGAGTGAATATAAAAGAGTTTTCAGGAACTTGTATGCTGTTATCAGAACTCACAAACACTCAAGTCTTCAGAGCACTTGAGAAACATAACCTAAACTTATAGTCATTAAGAGCAATTAGAGTGATTCCCCTTCACCTTCCCTTCACTTACATTGTTTATTCAGGTGCAGTACAGCAGCTGAACAGGGAACGGGTGGGGAACTATGGcaagaaactgagaaaagagTGCCAATACTTGGACAGAGGTTCTTCAAGGCAGGCTTTACCCATCTTTTTCAGGTATGCCAGGCTGTAACTGCACATGAGCACACACTAGAACATCTGTTTTGCTATCTACAtagagaaaatgagatttcacttagaagaagagagagaatatTTGGTGTGAATTCCACTACAAGTCCTCCTGGTGAGGCTTGGTTCTCCAGGATTCTCCCACGAGTTCTGGGGTCAGGAGAGACAGCAGTCACCTTCTGGTACAGTAAAGCATTCTCAGGTCGAATTTCTAGGAGAATTAAttacaacagcaacagaaacaatAAAGTAAGCTGTTTCTCACACATGGTTCTCCCAGTTGCACATTACTTACAGCCTGTTATGTGATGGTATCTCCTTCTGTCACCCCCACTTGGCTGAGGCAGGAGATGCATACGGCCAGAaagctgagaaggaaaacagagataGCTTCTGCTGAGTGACTGTGGAAGAAGAGTGAGAAGTAGAAATTCTGGGCTGCGTTGTCAATTGTCAGAATTgggtcataaaaaaaaaaaggcagcttttcTTTAGTCCTTCCTGTCtgtttgaagatatttttttacttgcttGCTTTTGTACTCTGCATAGGATAATAACAAAACTGCATAATAGTACCATTATTACTTATCTCAGTAATGAGACTGCTAATGCTCAAAGAAATGCCTGGCATGCAAGAGTTTtgagaattattttcaaatgctgGGGATAGCTCTCCAGCCCTCATTCCAGCCTTCGCATGCTGTTCCTGCAGTACAGGAGAGTAGAAACCACTGCCTTGATAAGTCATCCTGAGGGCTCTTCTTCCTAGCAGAACAAATGACAAGATTGTCAAAGATGCGCAGTGTTGGCAGAGAGCCACAAGGAAGTTTGTGCAGTGACCAAAGGACTGGGGAAATTCTGCACATCTTTGACGTCTCTTTGCCCTGTTCTTGCACCAAATGCATCTTGGCCAGATACAAGAAACCCCAAAGAAGTGAACATCAAAACTGCAGAAAgcttaaggaagaaaaaaaaaacaaccagcctgTTGAAACGTGTGAATCTCCCTAGGCTACATCATGACTATCAAGCTCTCCAAGAAGCTTAAAAATACTCACGTTTTTAAGCCATGCCTCATCTCCTTAAGATTTTCcctggggagagaaaaaggaaaaataataataataaaaagcataaCACGAAGATTAGACCTTGCTCTTTTGCCTGTGGAAGGTTTGCTTGGCCCTCTACCAGACCAGACATCTTTAGTTCCTGGAGATGATCCAGCTGGTGCTCCAGCCACAGTGCAGTATCACATGTTGTTTAGGGGGCTAAATCTTAAAAATGAGACTATCCTTTGTGCCTGTGTAACTCTGCTTTGCCCAAGTCCCAGGTGTTTCCCTACCTGCAAAATTATTGCAGCCTCTACAAGGCTCTCTGAGTGAAGGTTCCgagtgctaagtgctaagcaTGGCTTTGAAGTTGTGCTGATGGCTGCGTTCATAGCACCATAGGGTGACTGTTTTCACTGTGTTCACCCACAGTCAGTCTACAGTCAGGCAGCCGCCATCAGCTTACtgtctttcctccttcccttgcTGATTTCTGAGGTTTTTTGAAGTGAAGTATTCATGTGTGGAGTGGCCCTGACAGAAATTGAGACTCCAGCCATTCAGTCCCAGAATGGTTTCAAATCTagcccaggcagcagcacagtaaGTGACTAAAATTGTAACTAACAGACCCAACTTCCCCAGCTTTAAGCAACCGCGGGTATCTGTTTCTACAGCTGAGCAGGTACAAACCCACTAAATGCAATGGCAGGTCTGGAGGAGCCGTGCCACTTGCGGGTACTTCTGTGCATCATAATGCTCCTCTCTACAATGGTAAAGTCATGGGCTTAGTCTGGAAAGGCGAGTTGCAAAATGATACCATCTGGCCTGTGGGTAGACGTGTGACATCATATAATTAAAAGGTTGAGCTGCCATCTGCATAAACTGCAAAAACAAGTACATCAGTCTTCAAGTCGGATCGTTCTGGTTTAAGGCAAGTCAATCCAGCTGACCCCAGGGATGCATGCTGTCCACagataattttctctttcctgctgtctttgagtgttggctgtttttgtttaaaatgtggTATTCATAAGACTACTGCT is part of the Gallus gallus isolate bGalGal1 chromosome 2, bGalGal1.mat.broiler.GRCg7b, whole genome shotgun sequence genome and harbors:
- the FAM69C gene encoding divergent protein kinase domain 1C translates to MRGIPGWRRLRLAGWRRCTLAFLLAWAAGWVVLSALLLLLHGSAFSERCTDEDGHRILARLCLDYSSGALTGDLCEDLCVAQKLVYKHCLYYDRGKKVIQADWRGQPIILKSKKEIFSSYQHLSMLDEVETQDIPEREILLMVALEVKNVLGLELSNNSTGPLWTRRKGPHWKAQVASMWSLLQQEEYIFFSLLQDFSKHVLRIIGSCGHFYAVEYLTAGHAWHKTLFPLENIVGPSLAGRRSRVKAIIDIALSFLDMVQHFDNDFSHRLHLCDIKPENFAIRHDLTVVAIDVDMAFFEPKMRDILEQNCTGDEDCNFFDCFSKCNLKIRRCGAQRANNNLQVICDKIFRRWFSPSLRGPLVSFPLQPQLQKAVQECAELGHVDATMHQRTLKSLIELYHLLRVSQQELQRVE